One window from the genome of Pseudobacteriovorax antillogorgiicola encodes:
- a CDS encoding transporter substrate-binding domain-containing protein, translating into MCKIVTILMTFMSGYGLLGQEQIKTIELSAPLKPPYYFKGPNGVTGLIVDFTRCLFDDSGYQAQISISPVSRILEDVRSKPGSCSIGWFQTPERSQFAKFSEPIWHENQYSVIVHSKKKNSIQSKHESFESLLRDPHFRMIFPKGVSYGPAIDRWMTHLKSKEVVTGNFRQVIAMLSLGRADYALVNPPEWEFYHKQVMQGRPTKTLDFLSFPDLKQATSRHIMCHSESSQQTIATINTLIDARAEICNTMARKNQERHF; encoded by the coding sequence GTGTGTAAGATTGTAACGATACTTATGACGTTCATGTCGGGCTATGGTCTGCTTGGTCAAGAGCAGATCAAAACTATCGAGCTGAGCGCGCCTCTTAAGCCTCCTTATTACTTTAAGGGGCCGAACGGTGTCACAGGACTGATTGTCGACTTCACCCGCTGTCTGTTTGATGACTCTGGCTACCAAGCTCAAATTTCAATTTCTCCTGTAAGCCGCATCCTTGAAGATGTTCGGTCGAAGCCCGGATCCTGTTCCATCGGATGGTTCCAAACTCCAGAGAGGTCGCAGTTTGCAAAATTCTCTGAACCCATCTGGCATGAAAATCAATACTCCGTTATCGTTCACAGTAAAAAGAAGAATTCAATCCAGTCAAAGCACGAAAGCTTTGAGAGCCTACTTCGCGATCCACATTTTCGAATGATATTTCCGAAAGGTGTTTCTTATGGACCAGCCATCGATCGATGGATGACCCACCTAAAGAGTAAAGAAGTCGTCACAGGAAACTTCCGCCAAGTGATTGCCATGCTTAGCCTCGGTAGGGCGGATTACGCCCTAGTCAATCCCCCGGAGTGGGAGTTCTATCACAAGCAAGTCATGCAAGGGCGCCCCACAAAAACATTGGATTTCCTCTCTTTTCCAGATCTGAAACAAGCTACAAGCCGCCACATCATGTGTCACTCAGAAAGTTCGCAGCAAACTATTGCGACGATTAATACCTTGATCGACGCGCGAGCAGAAATCTGCAACACCATGGCTCGAAAGAATCAGGAAAGGCACTTTTGA
- a CDS encoding DUF1552 domain-containing protein: MISRRKIIKNVSASALLYPLAGVFNETQAFGQEGQQKRALCLYYPDGSIANSFFPQSMDKFPVITAPLQPFAADISFIKGLSYQTSGSHEGGARFCFTGTNNAAERYSLDTFLGDRLGGNPAVKCLRLGVASGFQNGVDKGISYLQSSAGAVIEDHPKKAFYGIFTGGMDPGDQDKATSADRSILDFSLSQLKKLNTRLGNIEKEKLDNHLTALRELERQIDQQGNISCSPTFDSRGIDFPDRETSWPPTHQINDHFGKISEMMIDIMVEALHCGVTNSGFLQWSHPVSPTQFNFAGGPDISRGHHDMSHYGGDENGAIAEQFKKAQRWHKEQMAKLFTKLKARKVGDKSLFDTIAILATTELGDSNLHDFKDIPCFIAGGAGGALRQGQLLQKQTSYNQLLTTMVQAMGINQDHFGDPQLGRGAIEELLA, from the coding sequence ATGATCAGCCGCCGTAAAATCATTAAAAATGTGAGTGCGAGTGCTTTATTATATCCCCTTGCTGGGGTTTTCAACGAAACCCAAGCCTTCGGCCAAGAAGGTCAGCAGAAGAGGGCCCTTTGTCTCTATTATCCTGATGGCTCCATTGCCAATAGTTTCTTTCCCCAGTCTATGGATAAATTTCCCGTGATAACGGCACCTTTACAGCCATTTGCGGCAGATATAAGCTTTATCAAAGGCTTGTCTTATCAGACCAGTGGTTCCCACGAAGGAGGTGCTCGGTTTTGCTTCACCGGAACCAATAATGCTGCCGAGCGATATTCACTAGACACGTTCCTGGGCGATCGTCTGGGTGGCAACCCGGCCGTGAAATGCCTTCGCCTTGGGGTCGCTAGTGGCTTCCAAAATGGGGTGGATAAGGGGATTAGCTACCTGCAATCGAGTGCTGGAGCTGTGATCGAAGATCACCCAAAGAAGGCATTCTATGGAATCTTCACCGGTGGTATGGACCCAGGAGATCAAGATAAGGCTACAAGTGCCGATCGAAGCATCCTTGATTTTTCACTAAGTCAACTAAAAAAGCTAAACACGCGACTAGGGAATATCGAAAAAGAAAAGCTAGATAATCACCTCACCGCTCTGCGAGAGCTTGAACGGCAGATTGATCAACAAGGCAACATTTCCTGCAGCCCCACATTCGATAGCAGGGGGATCGATTTTCCTGATAGGGAAACCAGCTGGCCACCGACGCATCAGATCAATGATCACTTTGGTAAGATTTCAGAGATGATGATTGATATTATGGTGGAAGCTCTTCATTGTGGTGTCACCAACTCGGGATTTTTGCAGTGGTCTCACCCAGTAAGCCCCACCCAGTTTAACTTTGCCGGCGGTCCCGACATCTCACGTGGGCATCACGATATGTCTCATTACGGAGGAGACGAAAACGGGGCCATCGCTGAACAGTTTAAAAAGGCCCAGCGCTGGCATAAGGAACAGATGGCCAAGCTGTTTACCAAGCTGAAAGCTCGCAAGGTGGGCGATAAGAGCCTATTTGACACTATAGCAATTCTCGCAACGACGGAGTTAGGTGACTCAAACCTCCATGACTTCAAGGATATCCCTTGCTTCATCGCAGGGGGAGCTGGCGGTGCCCTTCGTCAAGGCCAGTTGCTCCAAAAGCAAACGTCTTACAACCAGCTTCTGACAACCATGGTCCAAGCTATGGGCATCAACCAGGATCATTTTGGTGATCCACAATTGGGTCGAGGTGCTATCGAGGAGCTATTGGCTTAA
- a CDS encoding DUF1588 domain-containing protein → MIRPILFLGLIGMAGCSLSPDEPENSDLAQVTLNGLRGIDYDSSGILVKQDSQTVFQRDNIPKEESEIDVTLQPGSYAFQLDFKKGQDLIASSTYCSGEQQTFDLMAGQNDIRVFVCTADGKGVFTPSCNSEEESLGRRVLRRLTAREMQKSVNGIMGRNFPIQDLLPTESKDHGLDNSVTSLVVTDDHAKAYLAMAKTVAEEMTKQNSRFLKCQGGEACMNEFLTNWGELIWRKTLNSEERNSLLELYRQQTVAQGTWEKGFEAMAAAMFFAPEFLYRPEIGEESDGIAKLTNFELASELSFLIWGRGPDRELLGLAKQDKLDQATLVTQAERLLKSPDAKSQLGHFVATWLESDMVLSSNKDMNRWPNYNWEMRRDLDLETRDFFNHVSFETDGDFERLFLSPYTIATDRTNTIYKGTKDGEKIYYPEGERRGLLGHGSVLAAHSTFDETGPIHRGVFLLEKILCEEMPSPPDSLDIQPPPRDPNASTRERFAAHSDNPACAACHVKIDGAGFGFENFDAVGQFQTIDNGKTVDSTGVVKIDAVDHNYDGLYELSGKLASSLQAKLCFAKKVYTQSYGVHEEEQDKCAVETLQSKFLKHGNIKNVWLDLVSDKAFRHRR, encoded by the coding sequence ATGATCAGACCAATATTATTTCTTGGTCTCATCGGGATGGCAGGCTGTAGCCTGTCTCCTGATGAGCCTGAAAACTCAGATCTAGCCCAAGTTACCCTTAATGGGCTACGAGGCATTGACTATGATAGTAGCGGAATTCTCGTCAAGCAGGATTCTCAGACAGTGTTCCAAAGGGACAATATTCCCAAGGAAGAGTCGGAGATAGACGTAACATTACAGCCAGGAAGCTACGCCTTCCAGCTAGACTTCAAAAAGGGCCAGGATTTAATTGCCAGTAGTACCTACTGCTCAGGGGAACAGCAAACCTTCGACCTTATGGCTGGCCAGAACGATATCCGTGTATTCGTCTGTACTGCCGACGGCAAAGGAGTTTTTACTCCTTCCTGCAACTCAGAAGAAGAATCTTTAGGGCGAAGGGTACTGAGGCGTTTGACAGCGAGAGAGATGCAAAAATCAGTTAATGGCATCATGGGCCGAAATTTTCCCATCCAGGATTTATTGCCGACAGAAAGCAAGGATCATGGCTTGGATAACTCAGTCACAAGCCTTGTCGTTACTGACGATCACGCCAAAGCCTATTTAGCAATGGCTAAAACCGTTGCGGAGGAGATGACCAAACAAAACAGTCGTTTTCTGAAATGTCAGGGTGGTGAGGCTTGTATGAATGAATTTCTCACGAACTGGGGGGAACTCATTTGGAGAAAGACTCTCAACTCCGAAGAGCGCAACAGCCTCCTCGAACTTTATCGCCAGCAAACAGTCGCCCAAGGCACCTGGGAAAAAGGTTTTGAAGCTATGGCGGCGGCTATGTTCTTCGCTCCTGAATTTCTCTATCGACCTGAAATCGGTGAAGAGTCGGATGGGATTGCCAAGCTTACGAACTTCGAGCTAGCAAGCGAACTTTCGTTTCTCATCTGGGGACGAGGTCCTGACAGGGAGCTTCTAGGCCTTGCTAAACAAGATAAACTAGACCAAGCGACACTTGTCACCCAAGCAGAACGTCTTTTGAAAAGCCCTGATGCTAAAAGTCAATTGGGTCATTTTGTTGCTACATGGCTAGAATCAGACATGGTTTTAAGCTCCAATAAAGACATGAATCGCTGGCCTAATTACAACTGGGAGATGCGTCGCGACCTCGATTTAGAGACCCGTGATTTCTTCAACCACGTTAGCTTTGAAACCGATGGAGATTTTGAAAGGCTATTTCTTTCACCCTACACAATTGCCACCGATCGCACGAATACCATTTATAAAGGTACCAAAGATGGGGAAAAAATTTATTACCCAGAAGGTGAGCGTCGCGGACTATTAGGGCATGGTTCAGTTTTAGCTGCCCACTCGACATTCGATGAAACAGGCCCGATCCATCGTGGTGTTTTCTTACTTGAAAAGATCCTTTGTGAAGAAATGCCATCTCCACCTGACTCTCTTGATATTCAACCCCCACCGCGCGATCCCAACGCGTCCACTCGGGAACGGTTTGCCGCTCATAGTGACAATCCAGCTTGTGCTGCCTGCCACGTGAAAATCGATGGTGCTGGTTTTGGCTTTGAGAACTTCGACGCCGTCGGCCAATTCCAAACCATAGACAATGGCAAGACAGTTGACAGCACTGGTGTGGTGAAGATCGATGCTGTTGATCATAACTATGACGGCTTATACGAGCTATCTGGCAAACTAGCCTCCAGCTTGCAAGCCAAGCTATGCTTTGCCAAAAAAGTGTATACCCAGAGTTATGGGGTCCATGAGGAAGAGCAAGACAAGTGTGCGGTAGAGACCCTACAGTCTAAGTTTCTTAAGCATGGCAATATTAAAAACGTATGGCTTGATCTCGTGTCGGATAAAGCCTTTAGGCATAGGAGGTAG
- a CDS encoding c-type cytochrome encodes MKKTLLVMCFLLPTACGLKPRSNDAATVKIQQLQQLDYDKIQFTAVKGGETNPVINRLINGKANSISESLAVGTYTFDLIYLKGADEIAATKFCSEDDQKTRTHNLQAGSNEVRVVVCTTAGEPISADVTIEPVLKDPNDENPSEPAQGAQLYSSQCAGCHGADGNGGAVAGPVKGEQCRVCDTKDNLIQKIEATMPIQDPSSCDQECAESIADFLWGQS; translated from the coding sequence ATGAAAAAGACTTTGTTGGTAATGTGTTTCTTACTGCCGACAGCTTGCGGCTTGAAACCAAGATCGAATGATGCTGCAACTGTTAAGATTCAACAACTACAGCAGCTCGATTACGATAAAATCCAGTTTACAGCAGTTAAAGGAGGTGAAACTAATCCTGTGATCAATCGATTGATCAATGGTAAAGCGAACTCTATTTCTGAATCTCTTGCTGTTGGCACTTACACATTCGACTTAATCTATTTGAAGGGTGCAGATGAAATTGCTGCCACAAAATTCTGCAGCGAAGACGATCAGAAAACACGAACTCATAACCTTCAAGCTGGAAGCAATGAAGTTCGCGTTGTTGTTTGTACAACAGCCGGTGAACCAATTTCCGCTGATGTTACCATCGAGCCGGTACTCAAAGATCCAAATGATGAAAACCCATCTGAGCCGGCTCAAGGAGCACAACTTTATAGCTCACAATGCGCAGGCTGTCACGGTGCTGATGGCAATGGTGGAGCTGTTGCCGGGCCGGTGAAAGGTGAACAATGTCGGGTATGTGATACAAAAGACAACTTAATTCAAAAAATTGAAGCTACGATGCCAATTCAAGATCCATCCTCTTGCGATCAAGAGTGTGCAGAATCTATTGCTGACTTTCTTTGGGGGCAATCATGA
- a CDS encoding metallopeptidase TldD-related protein, whose amino-acid sequence MQEYFQELKKYLIEKLKPQEEFSCYLSGEESDFCRFNHGKIRQPGIVKQNYLTLRLIKGKKQCEQQVGLSGLRNNDLEILQAALEKLRHSLMFIPDDPHFNIYTQAKQDISTTDDALPTREQFLDDILPVIDKHDFVGYLASGRNWYGLESSFNQSLWSSASSFNLDWSIYLNTDKAVKQNYAGLAWDKNAFESKVDSANDQIKILAKAPKTIQPGSYRAYLAPDALAEIISIVAYRGFGQRFVETKQTCLHKAYSGQDRFHKHVQIFENYESSLTPRFNNLGFPRSGKVSLIKDGLPDQLLVSPSSAQEYGSICTGSDAFEYPVSLEMAAGSLQQKDILTKLHTGLYISNLWYTNFSDLVAGRLTGMTRFACFWVENGEIVAPINVMRFDDSIFNIFGHQLEAITEDRQVFLSTDTYQSRSLRSMHLPGLLVEGINFTL is encoded by the coding sequence ATGCAAGAATATTTTCAAGAATTAAAAAAATATTTGATTGAAAAACTGAAGCCACAGGAGGAGTTTTCCTGCTATCTATCTGGTGAAGAGAGTGATTTTTGTCGATTCAACCATGGAAAAATCAGGCAACCCGGGATCGTTAAGCAAAACTACCTAACCCTTCGCTTGATCAAAGGCAAAAAACAGTGTGAACAGCAGGTCGGGCTATCAGGACTAAGGAACAATGATCTAGAAATACTTCAAGCAGCCCTCGAAAAGCTTCGTCATAGCCTTATGTTTATCCCTGATGACCCACATTTCAATATCTATACGCAAGCTAAGCAAGATATAAGCACTACCGATGATGCCTTACCAACGCGAGAGCAGTTTCTAGACGACATTTTACCTGTAATCGACAAGCACGATTTTGTAGGCTATCTTGCTAGTGGTCGCAATTGGTATGGCTTAGAAAGTTCTTTCAATCAATCCCTCTGGAGTAGCGCCTCAAGTTTCAATCTAGATTGGTCTATCTACCTAAACACAGACAAAGCTGTAAAGCAAAACTATGCGGGTCTTGCATGGGATAAAAATGCCTTTGAAAGTAAGGTAGACAGCGCAAACGATCAGATTAAAATCTTGGCTAAGGCCCCCAAGACTATTCAACCTGGCTCTTACCGGGCCTATCTAGCGCCTGATGCCCTGGCCGAGATTATTTCCATCGTCGCCTACAGGGGGTTTGGGCAAAGGTTTGTAGAAACCAAGCAAACTTGCCTACACAAGGCCTATAGCGGTCAAGATCGTTTTCATAAGCATGTCCAAATCTTTGAAAACTACGAGAGTTCACTCACGCCACGATTTAACAACTTAGGATTTCCTCGATCTGGAAAAGTAAGCCTGATCAAAGACGGCCTTCCGGACCAACTTTTGGTATCACCAAGTTCCGCTCAAGAATACGGCAGCATCTGTACAGGATCTGATGCCTTTGAATATCCCGTTTCCTTAGAGATGGCTGCCGGAAGCCTCCAACAGAAAGACATTTTAACCAAGTTGCATACCGGGCTTTATATCAGTAACCTATGGTACACAAACTTCTCCGATCTGGTCGCCGGACGACTTACTGGTATGACAAGGTTTGCTTGTTTCTGGGTAGAAAACGGCGAGATAGTTGCGCCGATTAATGTCATGCGGTTTGACGACAGCATATTTAATATCTTTGGTCATCAACTGGAAGCTATCACCGAGGATCGCCAGGTGTTTCTGAGTACCGACACCTACCAGAGTCGGTCCCTTCGTTCGATGCATTTACCGGGATTGCTTGTCGAAGGGATTAACTTTACTCTGTAA
- a CDS encoding TldD/PmbA family protein, with protein MNQEQIRHWAKGLPTADYWSLRVKTKEEELLELRNSKLSPPQYKSDTGYMITVFSQSGQGYAASSDMSEEGLHAAFKQAKEWAELSAKQSIYKFDASIFPGKKGSYSSPGTHSMHDYPLDNKIELLHAIDNNLGQHPKTINKEIGFWFTKSHTLNLSSNGDEIEKRVEQLCPTMSVTVFDKGEVQNRSVGRHSYIIQGGVDEFMGFDLGDKARQISQEALELLKAPICPSESMDLLIDTDLMVLTIHESIGHPLELDRILGDERNYAGTSFVRPEMFGNYRYGSDLLNISFDPTIEGESASYNFDDDGTPAEKVYLIKEGILQAGIGGRLSQLRSGLPGSAASRSSDWNRPTLDRMANINLEPGQSSMEQLVSRIEKGILMRTNCSWSIDDSRNKFQFGAEYGQLIEDGKLTTLVRKPNYRGISAQFWRNLAAVGDSSTFKVHGSPYCGKAEPNQSVNVGHASPPCVFSNVEVFGGD; from the coding sequence ATGAATCAAGAGCAAATTAGGCACTGGGCCAAAGGCCTTCCAACCGCAGACTATTGGAGCCTCAGAGTCAAGACTAAGGAAGAAGAGCTACTAGAGCTTAGAAACAGTAAGCTTTCTCCCCCACAGTACAAAAGCGATACCGGTTATATGATCACCGTTTTTAGTCAGAGCGGCCAGGGATATGCTGCTAGCTCTGACATGAGCGAAGAAGGGCTCCACGCAGCCTTTAAACAAGCCAAGGAATGGGCTGAGCTTTCAGCAAAGCAAAGTATCTATAAGTTTGATGCGAGCATTTTTCCAGGAAAAAAGGGCAGCTATTCCAGCCCCGGCACTCATTCCATGCACGATTACCCACTAGACAATAAAATCGAACTGCTTCATGCAATCGACAACAACCTAGGACAACACCCTAAGACCATTAACAAGGAAATCGGGTTTTGGTTTACTAAGTCCCACACATTGAACCTATCGTCTAATGGCGATGAAATAGAAAAACGAGTTGAGCAGCTATGCCCAACCATGTCAGTGACAGTATTCGATAAGGGCGAAGTTCAAAACCGGAGTGTCGGTCGCCATTCCTACATTATCCAAGGGGGAGTCGACGAGTTTATGGGTTTCGACCTTGGAGACAAGGCGAGGCAAATCTCTCAGGAGGCTCTAGAACTTTTAAAAGCTCCCATATGCCCGAGCGAGTCCATGGATCTTTTGATCGACACTGATCTCATGGTACTGACCATTCACGAGTCTATAGGTCACCCTCTGGAACTCGATCGAATTCTTGGTGACGAAAGGAATTATGCTGGCACTAGCTTCGTTCGCCCAGAAATGTTTGGCAACTATCGATATGGTTCGGACCTACTCAATATTAGCTTCGATCCTACCATCGAAGGAGAGTCAGCTTCCTATAACTTTGATGATGATGGGACTCCTGCAGAAAAAGTCTATCTTATCAAAGAAGGTATCCTACAGGCTGGTATCGGAGGGCGATTATCTCAACTTAGATCTGGCCTTCCCGGAAGCGCAGCATCCCGTTCCAGTGACTGGAACCGACCAACCCTTGATCGTATGGCCAATATAAACCTTGAACCTGGCCAAAGCTCAATGGAACAGCTGGTGTCTCGCATTGAAAAAGGAATACTCATGCGAACAAACTGCTCCTGGTCCATCGATGATTCCCGAAACAAGTTTCAATTTGGAGCTGAGTATGGGCAACTCATTGAGGATGGGAAATTAACCACTTTAGTTCGTAAACCAAATTACCGTGGAATTTCTGCCCAGTTTTGGAGAAACCTTGCCGCAGTAGGCGACTCGTCGACATTCAAAGTTCACGGCTCACCTTACTGTGGCAAGGCCGAACCCAACCAATCGGTAAACGTTGGGCACGCTTCGCCCCCATGTGTCTTTTCTAATGTCGAAGTTTTTGGAGGTGACTGA
- a CDS encoding DUF5819 family protein gives MKIRRLLFAGLATLLIHHLLMTALFLGPSNLVKQALASHVDAYMNPLFVQNWHLFSPNPGIRSVNLWVRCRGAEDWSDWQDPFAKLRTLAQTNPMSGETKLLYVYRYIPQSLFRLIESVVEQSKEAKEEISFQEAFDQILATPDYKKAEDMVLSLCYPHDKNRHAKQFEAQFKILKIAPPKYSERDLHKPIGDVFSLESPIIYQDIEGES, from the coding sequence ATGAAAATTCGTCGCTTGCTATTTGCGGGTCTAGCAACCCTTCTAATACATCATCTTCTGATGACGGCATTGTTTCTCGGGCCAAGTAACCTAGTAAAACAAGCTTTAGCCTCCCATGTAGATGCTTACATGAATCCACTTTTCGTTCAGAATTGGCATCTGTTTTCTCCAAATCCCGGAATTCGCTCTGTAAACCTTTGGGTAAGATGTCGAGGGGCTGAAGATTGGAGTGATTGGCAAGATCCTTTTGCGAAGCTAAGGACACTCGCCCAGACAAACCCTATGTCTGGAGAAACCAAGCTATTATATGTTTACAGATATATCCCACAAAGCCTATTTAGACTGATTGAATCTGTTGTCGAACAATCGAAGGAAGCTAAAGAGGAGATTAGCTTTCAAGAGGCATTTGATCAAATATTAGCTACTCCTGACTATAAAAAGGCCGAAGATATGGTTCTAAGTCTTTGCTACCCTCACGATAAAAATCGTCATGCTAAGCAGTTTGAGGCCCAATTTAAGATTCTCAAAATTGCGCCTCCTAAGTACTCAGAGAGAGACCTCCACAAACCGATTGGAGATGTATTTTCTTTAGAATCTCCAATTATTTATCAAGATATTGAAGGTGAATCATGA
- a CDS encoding DCC1-like thiol-disulfide oxidoreductase family protein, translating into MIPILQDFGKARVKLMDFIDRTMTVESHALTKKVFRIALYSWLFYHTAVLLPYMNEIWGPDSAFWRVPFVGGFDWLNRIMRLPLVENYYPIFLYSQLALLILGILGFWPRLIAVVIWYLTINISEHSFPLLDGGNNLTHLFLFYLLFINTSGKQQENPAGNHLHQLKVGLSNFAFFLARVQLVFVYLCAGWLKLNGQLWQSGMSLYYIFQNHDYSRPWYRDLLTSYEYIAVAGTYFAVLFQVSVPFLIWFRKTRPYVILCGLILHLGIAFGMGLFSFGMIMCLSYILFIPNEVLQRLFEGWKTEHKLVIGFDDSCRMCLRFSRILGLIDTKGRLIHDSANTPFNEALRKRSLHDRKTAMIAWDDYKQEYYSGFPAIVRIARKIPALSIFWPILGAMYYLGLGDILYNLFKRKHEICSEYSCELES; encoded by the coding sequence ATGATTCCTATTCTCCAAGATTTTGGTAAGGCAAGGGTAAAATTGATGGATTTCATCGATCGAACCATGACAGTGGAATCCCACGCTCTGACCAAAAAAGTCTTTCGAATTGCTCTATACTCATGGCTTTTTTATCATACTGCGGTTTTATTGCCTTATATGAACGAGATCTGGGGGCCAGACTCAGCCTTTTGGAGAGTTCCTTTTGTCGGCGGCTTTGACTGGCTGAATCGCATCATGCGTCTGCCTCTGGTTGAAAACTATTACCCCATCTTTCTATACAGCCAACTGGCACTTCTAATTCTAGGAATTCTAGGCTTCTGGCCTAGGTTGATAGCAGTTGTCATTTGGTATCTCACAATCAATATTAGTGAACATTCATTTCCCCTTCTTGATGGTGGGAATAATTTAACTCACTTGTTTCTCTTTTATCTTCTATTCATCAATACCTCTGGAAAACAACAAGAAAATCCTGCAGGAAATCACTTACACCAGCTAAAAGTAGGGCTATCAAATTTCGCATTTTTTCTAGCAAGAGTTCAACTTGTATTTGTTTATCTATGTGCCGGCTGGCTGAAGCTTAATGGACAACTATGGCAATCAGGAATGTCACTCTACTATATTTTCCAAAATCATGATTACAGCCGACCCTGGTATCGAGATTTACTTACGAGCTACGAATATATTGCTGTCGCGGGAACCTATTTTGCTGTTCTTTTTCAGGTTTCAGTTCCATTTTTGATTTGGTTTCGCAAGACAAGGCCATATGTGATCTTGTGTGGATTGATTCTTCACCTTGGTATTGCATTTGGGATGGGGCTTTTTTCATTTGGTATGATAATGTGCTTATCCTATATTCTGTTTATTCCAAACGAAGTTCTACAGCGTTTATTTGAAGGCTGGAAGACGGAACACAAGCTTGTCATAGGTTTTGATGATAGTTGTAGAATGTGTCTTAGGTTTTCAAGAATACTAGGCCTTATAGATACCAAAGGCCGTCTGATTCATGACAGTGCCAATACACCGTTTAATGAAGCTCTTCGAAAACGATCTCTACACGATAGGAAGACAGCAATGATTGCGTGGGACGACTACAAGCAAGAATATTATTCTGGCTTTCCAGCTATCGTCAGGATAGCACGAAAAATACCTGCACTTTCCATATTCTGGCCGATTCTAGGGGCTATGTATTACCTTGGCCTTGGTGATATCTTGTATAACCTCTTCAAAAGGAAACATGAGATCTGCTCTGAGTATTCGTGTGAACTTGAAAGCTAG
- a CDS encoding alkaline phosphatase D family protein gives MDRRTLIKGVAGITSASLSLPGSQLLGNSAKEFCIGLGSCLNNSQDGAILDVVRAYDPQLFLWLGDNIYGDTTNMSLLQRKYQRLADNPRFQKLRDHCLNLSIWDDHDYGANNAGQEYSKKKASREIFLNFWNIPDDDPRWSHPGIYGSYLLGDEGQSVHIILLDGRTFRSTTKWSPTGTMLGQLQWDWLADALEVTADVTIICSGIQVLADEHGYEGWYEFPKERERLFSLIRRSGRSGVIFVSGDQHWSELTRVNNRLDYPSFDFTASSLDQSWPLPKNSKRVGSAYGSPNFGGIRIQWDEDPQIVFEIIDHMGQRRMQHRVSLSSLQS, from the coding sequence ATGGATCGACGTACCTTGATAAAAGGAGTTGCTGGCATAACGTCTGCGAGTTTAAGCTTGCCCGGCTCTCAGTTACTCGGAAACTCTGCTAAAGAGTTTTGTATTGGGCTCGGCTCTTGTCTCAATAACTCTCAAGACGGGGCTATTCTAGATGTTGTGCGGGCCTACGACCCGCAACTTTTTCTATGGCTCGGTGATAACATCTACGGTGATACTACTAATATGTCTCTGCTACAAAGAAAGTATCAAAGGTTAGCCGACAATCCTAGGTTTCAGAAGCTTCGAGATCACTGCCTGAACCTCTCGATTTGGGATGACCATGATTATGGCGCTAATAATGCGGGACAGGAGTATTCGAAAAAAAAGGCTTCCAGAGAGATCTTTTTGAATTTTTGGAATATTCCGGACGATGACCCTCGTTGGTCCCATCCTGGAATCTATGGCTCCTACCTACTGGGTGACGAGGGACAAAGCGTTCATATCATCCTTCTTGATGGTCGAACGTTTCGATCGACTACTAAATGGAGCCCCACGGGAACCATGCTTGGCCAGCTCCAGTGGGATTGGTTGGCAGACGCGCTCGAAGTCACTGCTGACGTCACAATCATCTGTTCGGGAATTCAAGTTCTTGCAGATGAGCATGGCTATGAGGGATGGTATGAGTTTCCGAAGGAGCGTGAGCGCCTGTTCAGCTTAATTCGTAGGTCTGGTCGGTCGGGGGTGATATTTGTGAGTGGTGATCAACATTGGTCAGAGCTAACCAGGGTGAACAACCGACTTGATTATCCTAGTTTTGATTTCACTGCTAGCTCGTTAGATCAATCCTGGCCTCTACCAAAAAATAGTAAGCGGGTGGGCAGTGCGTATGGCTCCCCCAATTTTGGAGGCATTCGCATCCAATGGGATGAAGATCCACAAATAGTATTTGAGATTATCGATCACATGGGGCAAAGACGGATGCAGCATAGAGTTAGCTTGTCTAGTTTGCAGAGCTAG